gttttaattttaaataaatgtGTTGTTATTTTAATCTAAGCTTATTCTTTGTTTTAAGTAAAATGCAGCACCCAGTTTGTAGTTGTGGAATTAGTCAGCTAGAAGAAGTCATAGTTTGAGTATTTGTAAGGCAAGTTGGAGTCATGGAGTATTTTTAGGAGTGTTATTCCTAGATGTACGTAGTATGTGATAGGTTATATATCACTGTATGTAATCAGTTTAATTTTGAGAGAAATAATATTAGTACTTGTTTTTATGTTCTCTTCATCTTAAACATACAAATGTATGTTTGAGTATTTTTAATTCTACAGAATATTTGTCCAAATCTTTAACTACGTCACATATCAACATCCACCCATTATAAACTTGACTTTATGAtctttaaattaaattttaaatggGAAATACTattatatatacatgcatatgtATATATGAGCCAATAGTAAACCATGATTGAATAGTCGTAATGAGTAGTAAGAGAAGAGAAGGCTGAGTTGAATGCCTAAATTGAATATGTGGTTCTTGGAGATTCCAACCAAAAATAGCTCTTCAAATCCAACAGTTTTTATCATCCTTCAAGGGTAGTTTTGGAAACAATTACCTAAAATGGTCAAAACACCCGGAAGCCAACTTAAAGGGCTAAATCGGACATCTTTTTTTCTTTAAGGGTTCATGTGTACAACGAGCAAACCCTCAAGGAAAATATGTTTATAACCCAATATATATGCTACAAGTTCTATTATAAGATTGGTCATGGAGATGGCTTATTCAAATTATATCAATCATCAAGATTGCTTCATATATCATCAAGAACTAAAATTTAAGCAACTATAATGCATGGGAAAAAAGTAAAAAGGACCAAAAAAACTCGAGCCATTACCTGAAAAGAACCTCAAAGCAAATCTGGGAGTTCACCTTAGCCGTAAACTGTTTAGGAAGTCTGACAGCCTGAACCACAAGTATATAATTTAAAGAAATtgtaaagacaaaaacaaaatcGTTCATTGAGAAATTAAAGAAAAATGACATTAAATGAAATCACATATGGTCAACCTAATATCTTTAGCAATCACTGTATTCCCATCTTCAGCTCCAAGATGTCGCAGATCAACTTCCTCGAGACGACCATCACGGTATGCATGCTGTAAAAAGAAGCAATATAAACAAACATATCAGACACTAACTATGATCTTGAGCTAAGAAAAAAGATTTGCAAACAACGTACATCTGCTAAACAAACCAAACATGAAGACTGAGCAAGAAGATTGTTAGAAGTACCACTTATTGGCATCTAAACATGAGACTGAGCAAGAAGATTGCTAGAAGTACCATGGCCTATAATCTCTAGGGCTCCTTAAAACTATAAAAATATCTCATAAACCATAACCTTTTAAATGTTTTACAACCTTTTACAATTTTAATGTAATTTGACATCTAGAAAACATTTAAACAACCTCTTCAGCACAATTTCTATTAATAATATCAGACATAAAAAGAATCTGAAATCTAGGTACTAAATATAAAATACACAAATAACTAGAGTTGAATATGAACAGAGTCGTTCGGGAACAAAACTCGAGTTCAGCTCGTTTAGATGGAACTAGGCTCGGTTCATTTACTAACCGAACCCGCGTTTGAACATTGAGCTTGAGCCGAGTTTAACACCAGTTTGACTCGAACTCGGATCGATTTGTTCGGGATCGGCTCGAGCTCGGTTCGAACTCGTTAAACTCGGGTTTGTTCGTTTAACTTAACAAAAACTTATGTATGTTATATACTTTAATATCATGaatatttatatatgtaaaatAAAACTTAAATTACAGTCCATTATATTATCGTGCTATTGAATGTTAATCATAATATCTGTTTgtcaaaaaaaaatcataaaatatcTACATATATTAAATTTGGtcttattaaattttaaataccCTTATGATTTCTGAAACATCGCTTATGTTTATGAATCTAagataaaaatattaaaaactaaAAGGTAATTAGATAAATCACCTCCTACACATACAGGTTGGATTTGGGTACAATTTATTAATACCCACTAGTAATGAGGATGCGGGACACAAATTTCTATGGTGGATATTATAAATCCAACAATGTAAATGTAAAAATGTAATGAAGATGTAATCATAGGAGTCGATTCAAAAATTGGATTTGGTTGAGTAGTTAACATAAAACTATTAATGAACTCAACTTGGCTCGAGTTTGGTTCAAGTTCGGCTCAACTTGAATTGTTCGTGACCAAACTCGTGTTCGGTTTGGTTACTAACGATCCGATCTTGAACATCACTTATCGTTCGATTAGGAAGTTCGACTCGgttcatttaaaaaaaaaaagcTCGGCTCCACTCGGGCAAAACTTGGCTCGACTCTGTTCGTTTACAGGCCTACAAAGAACTAATATGCAGACAAGAATGTGGACACCATTTATATAGAAATTATAAAATTACAAAAGAATTTTTACGAAAACTATGCTCAGTGCCCGATTTAAAGTCATCGTTCATAACTGTTGATATAATATTGTTCTGACTATACAACAAAAACATAGGCCACATGTGTGCTTAACATATTACATAATCCTCAAATGAGTGCAGACAGAGGTGAATATGTCTCAAAGCAAAATAATTACTGAACTGGAAGACCACATGCATCACTTTCTGCAAATTACAATTCTAAGTCAATTATCAAGCTCATTTTTCAAAGGTCTATCACTTAATATAATAACAGACGACTACGACTAGTATACAGTCTCAAGCATATACTATTCATTCCACTGCACATTGAAATTAGCACATAGGCACGAAAACCAATTCTATACCATGAATCGCTTCGTTTTACAAACTCCAAATTTCTTTAATCCTCCAGAGTTCCACGCACATGGCAAATGGTTGATTATAACTCTCTATGTGCACATACTTCGCACAGTCACATACGAACATTGGAGCAGCAAACacacaaaattacaagattaaGTTTCACTAAATCGCCACTCACTATTTATATGTACTAATCATCAAATAATATCATTAATCGCTGAGTACTATATATTCTAGAAAGGATGGGGGCCCAGATGTAGACATCACTAGAAGCAAACAACTTCTAAGTAACTCACATTCACACTTTACCAAACTTGCCAGCATACGCAACAACACCAGGCCCAACTTGGCTACATGGAATTCATGATTTTTGCTATAAATAAAAGTTGCATTTAGCTGTACGGAAATCTAAGTTCAATGATAGAATGTGCGAGTAAGACCATGGTTTAGCAAAATCAATATTATGTAACCATAGTACTGTAATCATTCAACTTACCTTGTAAAAACAACTAGTTCCAAATGGACAAGAACCATCACCAAAATCAAAGTGCCTGCAGTGAATAGACCTGGACAAAAAAACACAACATTACAGCCGTAAAAACATCACGCATGCATATAGAATTGACAACCCTTAATAACTTCAAAAATCATGTATCGTGATAATGCAGCACCGTATTGCTATTTGCTTATTAGCCTACTGGAGAATCAGTCCTGCAGCAACCAACTACAAAGATATAGCACAAGTTCTAGAGTAAATATACCTCAGTTTGGATTTGTAGCTGTCTACAATTTCCTTCTTTTCCTCTTTCGAGGAATACCAAATGACACTAGGAATGACAAAGTACGAGAGCTTTCGACATATTGGGCAGGCTCTTAAGGCAGAGTTCACATCCATTCCAGAGGTTGGAGAACTGCTACGCCAATTTCTGATACATGACACACAAAATGCATGATCACATTCTGATAGCAACCCGAATTTGCGTTCAGCTGGGGTAGGTTTCGAAAGAACACGTTCTAGGCACACACAGCACTCTATTTCTTGACTATGTTTCAATGCCTCAATCTGATTTTGTTTTTTCTCACACATTTTTACATGATCTGCTCTCTCCTCTGGTCTATAAGGATGCAAACAATGTTTTCCGCAAGTGGGGCATAAATCCCCATGAATATGGGAGCATGTATCTCCGCGTGGACAGCTACCAGCAGCAGCAAAGGAGCACATAGAAAGTTCAGATGAATTAGTATTTCCAAATTCCTGGGTATAACTATCATATAATGAATTGGGGAGCGCAGATATATCATTCCGCTCTGGTTCGGTGGCAGCTAAAAAAGATCTACTTGAAGCTAAAAGGTCCCCATTAACATCTACCACTGGAGTTACACCACTTGCAGCATTTCTGGAAGAATGTGCTGCAGTAAAAGAACCAGATGATTGCAGAGTAACTGCCGAAGAAGATGGAGCACAAGCCTCTGACCGAGAAACCTTGACATGCTCATATCTACAACGGCTACCATAAGAACAAGCTCCTTTTTGATAGAATGTGCATGCCTGTCAAACAATTAGAAAGATAAAGAGGTGCAAAAGATGACAACAAAATTAAGATGTTACCAATCACCAAGCTTTAGAAAACATACATTATTAGCAGGGTCCTTCCAATCATGTGAAAACTCACAACTCTCCCCCTTTAGACAAGCTCCATGCGAAAAGAATTTGCATAGAACTTTGCTGCAAACCAAAGATCATATAATAAGAGAACAGATTGTACCCAAGAAATGGTGGAACCAAAAATTTTCTTACCACATAAACTAAAATCCAGAAAACAATATAGCTCCTTATAACAATGAAACAAAAAGAAAGTAGTATAGCAATATATAGCAAACAACGATAAATAGGCGCCGTCCGGTTTCCAAAACCCCAAATGCCGAATAAACATCATAGAACCCATATCATCTATTAAAACTGTAATTAGAATATACAACATTTAGTACTAACTATAAAATAAACACAAGAAGGCCAACGGGGCACCTGCCCCATTAAGTGTATACCAAGGACACCTAAGAAACCCAACAAGTAAATCAGACCAAACATATCCGGTAAATCCCGAAAATTAACACAACCTATAAAAACTTAATAACTACCACACACTTAAACTTCAGGAAAGAAGTTAGGAGCAAGCAAGCATATATAAAAATTCAACACACCTATCTGTCGAAATTCAAGAAACACTAATTACGAATACAAGAAACCGTAAATGAGTGTATATGAGGCAAATTAGTGAACTCTAATcaataattaattgaattaaaacATGAGACaaataacaatatatatatatacagttaAACCTCGATTAAGTAATATCCGATAAAGTAATAACCTCGCTAATTTTCATCGGTCCCAACTTGGGCCAATGTTGTAAAGTAATATTCTCGCTAAAAgtataagataataaaaaattcgAAAGTCATTAAGGGCCCAAGTAATATGTAAagtaataattccataattatatatatatatatactgtataatgtatatgattacaaaatttaattcttattaaaatatgaatCTATTGTAGCTTGTTTCTTCTTTCCACCAAAGCCAAAATTAATCTCGTCCTTGACTTTATGTAAAGCAAAAATAACTCCTGGTATGTTTTGCTCGTGTTGTAACAAGTAATTGTTCAAAGTGGTGAGTGCTTGAAATGCTTCCTTTGATGACACGCTTGGGATGACATTGCTATCGTCGGGTTCAGGATCAGTCCCTTCATCAGTGCTCATTACCGACTCAATGATTTCTTCATCCGTAGGTGATTCCATAACCGCATCATTCTCGTTTGGATAGTTTAAGAGATGCTCGACATCCATCACATTCCTATATCGTAAATTAGAGATAACTTCATTTAATCCTTCGACACCTTCATTTATTTCTCCAAGTTCttgttcatcattttcttctgAACGAATCTTGCAATGCCGAAAACAATTTGCAATTGTGGTTGTTTTCACATCAATATTCCAAGCCATGTTAGCAAAACTAATAGCATTCAATATATTAACTTTTTCAGGATTTGTTGCATTAACTTCAAGACTTTGCAACATGCTAGAATATAGACGACGCCGATAGTGAACTTTAAATGCTCGAATAATTCCAGCATCGCATGGTTGAATCTTAGATGTTGTGTTAGGAGGTAGAAAGAACAACTCTGTATTATATATTATACTGTACCACATAAACATAAAAATTCGgtaaagtaataaaatattactttatcgataaagtaataaaatattattatatcgataaagtaataaattcggtaaagtaatattttttcccGGTCCCAAGGGtattactttaaagaggtttaactgtATAAGAAATGAATTGAAATTACCTCTTCGACATGAAAAATGAGAGACCTGGACAAGGCTACTATGGCTGAATGAGTGTGTTGTAGACTTGTAGTAATATCGATAAGGGTTTGTCCCAGAGTAAGTCCCAGGTAAGTCCCGGATAAGCCTAAAGTTTGGAATGTTTCGATTGGTGTATAAGGTCCATTATTATTAAAAAGTATTGGCTAATTAAATTAAGCTAAAATTATACTCCCTCTATTTTGACGTTTGACGTTTGACTTTTGTGCACATACTTTTAAGTGCTTTGATCACAtagttataataataatttttaaattttttttttcatgaataaaaatatataattatgtgGTTCATGAACcgttagggcgaaaacacgcgctaatattcacgcaagtatacgcgttcgcaagtaatatagaatactttctagttcgttccacagagactcagactaattattgtccaattaaactcactcaccaatgtatgattacttctcaatgttaagacactaacacttagaattgttaactaaatattaactacaattaactacttaattaatcacttaattaacacttcgaattaacaatattaaaacactcatgagatcacaacttcattactaattccttcaatagttattgttattatccttagcatgcaacagtgatgttattaatcgaataacacgaaactgataaaagccaactttcattatactaataccattctaccaagcatccacaattgagatagaagttgaataggcatcaattatgttgagtccctatatgtctacagaaattgacaacataacgatttaagcacaagttattccttttgattacacagggcgaataaaacggttagagttacccacaaATCATGCGCATCATACATgatcctatgctagcatggcaagttctaaacctcgagatacactgtcgcttcacaagagattaacaccctatcttatatgttcgcgacgcacataagacgaatacgcacagccaatactagatatcatacaatcatcacacactaaggtattaaataactaactaaagaattccatagtaaatccgttacgaccccatgatcacgattagcccatgatagcacttatcgtcatcatgggttcatatgaaaacatgatgaacaaacacaagagaataataactaaactaattatattaaaccagagtacgtcataagagtaattaggttcaaagcaaagaaaactagcattcaacgttacaacgaaataagaatcacaagaaaatatgcttcctcttcgttgcggtgtgctaaaaggtcttcttccttgtctccttctctccttgcttaataccacaagccaaccttgtgaaaacgtctctaaatctacttatataatagtcccataaaactcagattacatagaagttggaagccaaacagaagtagaagtctaaaataatttatcaaaattCCCGATCCTGCGtagccgctcagcatagctgagcgggcgctcaggaccctactggaaaattcctgagtttgctccgtttcttcgctgcaatctgcccctttctttcctctcgcaatgctgaacacatgccaaggcttattcttgatgattactcctccgaaatgcaactaataccctgaaatgcacaaacactagaaaaacgcatcaaatacacaaaatacttgatttcaagacaccaatttaagctattttaagacgttctaagtggtataaaatgccacttatcacacccccaaacttaaatcgatgtttgtcctcaagcgtcacagacttaaaacaaataaaaacatgcatgaatgcaatctatataaaatgcaacgatcccccttactacgaacaaaccaaccaatttacaacatctcaacaaacgcagttaggcgactaaagatcaattaaatcatgccaactaacatacaaccagaaacgtggtgtgtgcagatgcttaacagatatgcttcgaaattagaccaattattatgactcaaccatcatcaaggcaatcacatgattatacaaagaatagaaattctagg
This sequence is a window from Apium graveolens cultivar Ventura chromosome 9, ASM990537v1, whole genome shotgun sequence. Protein-coding genes within it:
- the LOC141683014 gene encoding putative RING-type E3 ubiquitin transferase C3H69, translated to MSKSKVLCKFFSHGACLKGESCEFSHDWKDPANNACTFYQKGACSYGSRCRYEHVKVSRSEACAPSSSAVTLQSSGSFTAAHSSRNAASGVTPVVDVNGDLLASSRSFLAATEPERNDISALPNSLYDSYTQEFGNTNSSELSMCSFAAAGSCPRGDTCSHIHGDLCPTCGKHCLHPYRPEERADHVKMCEKKQNQIEALKHSQEIECCVCLERVLSKPTPAERKFGLLSECDHAFCVSCIRNWRSSSPTSGMDVNSALRACPICRKLSYFVIPSVIWYSSKEEKKEIVDSYKSKLRSIHCRHFDFGDGSCPFGTSCFYKHAYRDGRLEEVDLRHLGAEDGNTVIAKDIRLSDFLNSLRLR